A stretch of DNA from Deltaproteobacteria bacterium:
CATCAGGTTGCGGTCGTAGTCGGCGAGGTGCTGGTGCGGATAGGCGCGAATCAGGAAATCCGACACCGCCTTCTTCCAGCCCTTGGTCGACTCCCAGAGGTACTTGGTCGGCGGCGTCAGCACGTAGTCGGCGTTGCCGCGCTGGTCGACCTTTGAGATGGAGTGGCACACCGCGCACGAACTGCCCTCCTGCATGCCGGGGGCGGCGAGATCGAGGTTGTGAATGTCCTTGGCGCCCGCGAACAGGGAGATCGGATCGTGACAGCCGGCGCAGTAACGGGTCTCGGCCGGCTCGCGGTCGGTGGCAAACAGCTTCTGCGCCGCCTGAAATGGCGGGTTCGCCGCCGAGAAGCGGTGCGCGCTCGGCTGCCACTCGGCCAGGATCTGCTCATGACAACCGGCGCTGCCACACGATTCGGAGTGCGCGAGAACGTCCGGGTTGATCAGCTTCAAGTTGTCGGTGCGCGCGTAAGTGGGTGCGAACGGGTTGCCGCGATACTCGTCGAACTGCTCGATGAACTTCGACAGGCCGTAACCCTGCGGCACCGGCATCTCGATCTGGTGCGCGGGCCAGAACGGCGCAACGGCGACAACCGCGACGGCGGCGAGTCCCACCCAGGCCACTTCCCAGCGCACGAATCGGCGCACCGCCGGCGCGAACTCGGGCGTGCGCGTGCTGCCGGCACGCCGGCGCGTGTAGGCCAGCACCAGGTGAACGGCCACGAGCACAAACGCGACGATGCCGGTGACCAGATGGATCAGGTCCCAGACCGGCGAGCGCTTCGGTCCAAACGCTGCTTCCCAGGTGAGCACCACGCCGCTGACCGAGCACAGGATCACCAGCGCCCCCAGCACATAGCCGAGCATCATGACCACCGTGACCGTTTGCCGGTACCAGACCAGGAAGTGCCGCACCTGGTAGTAGGCGTACGGAATCAGCACTACCAAGCCGGCAGCGGTGTGGAGCAGCACCTGGAACTGCGAGGCCGCTGAGAACGGCGCCAGATAAATCCACAGGCCGGTGATCGACTCGATCAGCAAGAACGCCGTGACGAATACGGCGAGCCGTGACGTCCAGCCTTCGGTGGCGAGATCTTGCGTGCGAAGACCGCTGCTCTTTTCCCCGTTCCCCTGCGGCCGTTCGTCCATCGTTGCCTCCGTGACGTCCTCCCGATCACTTCCGCTTGCGTACCTTCTTCGCCGGCTTAGCCTTCTGCGCCTTCGCCGGTTTCGGCGGCTGCGAGACCTTGGCTGCCGGGGCTGGCGCGCCGGCGGCCTTCTGCGCCGCCGGGCGGACCTTCTCCTCGGCCTTTGGCTCCGCCGACTCCTCGATCACGGTCAGGGTGGCAGCGCGGGCAGTGTGTACCGAGCGCTGCTTTGACGGCCAGATCACGTCGACATTCGCCTCGTTGATGCCGGGCTTAAGGCCGACGTGAATGGTCGGGTCGCTACTGCTCAGGTAGGCCGGGGTGTAGCGCACCTCGGTGTTCAGCGTGCGGTCGCCCAGCCGGATGGCGACTTTGGCACCGATGGCGTCGGTATTCGGCGCCTTGCCCTTCAACCGGATCTTCAGCCAGCGGTCGTTGCGCGGCAGGTCGTTGCGCAGCAGCTCGGCATGTTGGCCGGAGTTGGACATGAGGATGTCGATGTCGCCGTCGTTGTCGAAGTCGGCAAACGCGCCGCCGCGACCGACGCGCTTCCTGCGCATGACCTCGCCGCACTCGTCGATCATGTTCTTGAAGCGGCCGTCAGCATTGCCAAGAAAGAGCATGCGCTGCTGCGGGTAGGTGATGCTCTGCGAGAAGCCTTCGACGTAATCGACCACGTGGCCGTTGGCGACGAAGCAGTCGAGGTTGCCGTCGTGGTTGAAGTCCTCGAAGCGGGTCGCCCAGCCCACGTGGCGGTAATTGTCCTGGTCGAGACCGAGCGTGCGCGTGGTGTCTTCGAAGCTCATGCGGCCCTTGTTCTGATAGAGGTTGTTGAACTCGAAGATCATGTTGGTGACGTAGAGGTCTTGCAGGCCGTCGCCGTTCACGTCGGCAACATCGACGCCCATCGCGGCGGTCTCGACGCCGTCGGGATCGTAGGCGACGCCCGCTTCCGTACCAACCTCGGTGAACTTGCCGCCGTCGTTGCGGAACAAGAAGTTGGGCGAGGCGTCGTTGGCGACAAAGACATCCTGGTCGCCGTCGTTGTCGAAGTCGGAGGCGACCACGTTCAGGCCCTTGCCGCCCTCGGCCGCAGCGCCGGCTTCTTTGGTCACATCGGCAAAGGTGCCGTTGCCGTTGTTGCGGTAGAGCGAGTGGGCCTCCGCTTGGTAGTCGCGGGGACCGGGGAAGAAACGGAATCCGGTTTTCTGTGACAACGAGGAGGCGTGGACGCCGCTCATGGCGGGCTTGAACTTGACGTAGGTGCTCACGTACAGGTCGAGGTCGCCGTCGCCGTCGTAGTCAAAGAACGCTGCGCCGGCGTGCCAGCGATCGCCGCCGCCAACGCCGGCGCGGTCGGTCACGTCCTCGAAGGCGAGGTTGCCGCGATTGCGGTACAAGCGATTGGGGCCGTAATTCGTAATGAAGAGATCGACGAAGCCGTCGCCGTCGAAATCGGTGCAGGTGACGCCCTGACCGTACGACGGCTGGGCGAGACCGGCCGCTTTCGTGACGTCTTCGAACTTGCCGTTCTTCAGGTTGCGATACAGCGCATGCGTCGTGAACTTGTCCGCGCGCGGCTTGCCGTCGGCGTCGAAAAAGGTGCCGTTGACCAGGAAGGCATCGAGCCAGCCGTCGTTGTCGAAGTCGCACAGCGCGGCGCCACTGCCGGTGGTCATCAGCACGTTCTCCAGCTTGTCGGCGCCGAAGTTGTGCTTGAAGCGAATGCCGGCGGCTTCGGCCACGTCGGTGAACTGCGGTGGGGTGGGGGACTCGGCAAAGGCGGGCGTGGCGAACGCGACGGCAATCGCGAGGCCTATCACGGCGAGGGCGGCAGCAGTGCCCCCTGACCTGAAACTCGCCCGCTGTGTCCCCGCCATCGTCCTACCCGGATCGCTTGGCGTGGCGCTCCCTCTCCCCGCATGTTTTTGCGGGGAGAGGGCTGGGGTGAGGGGTTCATCGTTCGACCTCTTCGCATCCTTCGTGCTGCCAGAAACGCACGAGCCCCTCACCCCGACCCTCTTCCCGCGAAATGATGCGAGGAGAGGGAGCCGTTGCTGTGATCCCATCACCAGCGCTCGCCTACTGGCCGTAGTATACCAACGTGAGGAAAATCTCATGATCATCCTTACCCATCGAGCGATTGACGTCGGCGCGATAGTCCAGCATGGCGGACACCTGCGTGAGAATGGAGTAGCCAATCTCGAAGATGCCCGCCGTGTCGTCGGAGTTCGAGGTGCCAAGATCGCGGATGACCGACTCGAATTGGACCGCGAAACGGAGATCCTGGTGCATCGGGACGATCCAGTCGGCCCACGCCAGGCCGCCGAATACCTCCGCGGTCTCACCGCCGGTGATGCCGACCAGACGGCCGTCGCCTTGGAAGCCGTCCTGGCCGAAGGTCATTTGTGTTCCCATCATCAAGTACGTGCCGTACTTGTACAGCTGATCGGCGCCGAGGCGCCAGCGCGAGATGGAACGGTCGTCCATCACCTTCACCGCCCGCACGGTCGGCAGATCGCCGTAAAGGAACGAGAGGCCATATTGCAGGTCCCAGTAAGTCGGCGTGCCGAAGCGGCCGGTGAGCAGATACGTGCGATCCTCGGCGCCGCCGAACCAGTCGGGGGAGTGCACCGCCTCGCCGGACCCGATGGTGGCGGCAACCTCCCAGTCGTATTCAGCCGCGGGACCTTTGAGGCTGACGCCCCAGTCCCACTTGAGCCCCAAGTCGGTGCCCTCGAGCGGCAGCAGGAAGCGCTGGCGCGGCGCCATCACCGGGTTCATGCCGTAGGGAATCACGAACTCGCCGACCCGCAGCGTGAAGCGGTCCATCCCTTCCGGGTTGAAGCGGAACCAGAAATCCTGCGGCGCGAACTTGATCGGCTCCAGGCCGGTGCCGTCCTCCATGCGGTCGTAGACCAGCCGCGGATGCAGATCCATCGCGGTCAACGGGAACCAATCGGGCAGCGCCTGGCGATTG
This window harbors:
- a CDS encoding CRTAC1 family protein, with product MAGTQRASFRSGGTAAALAVIGLAIAVAFATPAFAESPTPPQFTDVAEAAGIRFKHNFGADKLENVLMTTGSGAALCDFDNDGWLDAFLVNGTFFDADGKPRADKFTTHALYRNLKNGKFEDVTKAAGLAQPSYGQGVTCTDFDGDGFVDLFITNYGPNRLYRNRGNLAFEDVTDRAGVGGGDRWHAGAAFFDYDGDGDLDLYVSTYVKFKPAMSGVHASSLSQKTGFRFFPGPRDYQAEAHSLYRNNGNGTFADVTKEAGAAAEGGKGLNVVASDFDNDGDQDVFVANDASPNFLFRNDGGKFTEVGTEAGVAYDPDGVETAAMGVDVADVNGDGLQDLYVTNMIFEFNNLYQNKGRMSFEDTTRTLGLDQDNYRHVGWATRFEDFNHDGNLDCFVANGHVVDYVEGFSQSITYPQQRMLFLGNADGRFKNMIDECGEVMRRKRVGRGGAFADFDNDGDIDILMSNSGQHAELLRNDLPRNDRWLKIRLKGKAPNTDAIGAKVAIRLGDRTLNTEVRYTPAYLSSSDPTIHVGLKPGINEANVDVIWPSKQRSVHTARAATLTVIEESAEPKAEEKVRPAAQKAAGAPAPAAKVSQPPKPAKAQKAKPAKKVRKRK